One window from the genome of SAR202 cluster bacterium encodes:
- a CDS encoding metallophosphoesterase family protein, with protein sequence MRIGVVGCTHELGDGKGQPIEVLQILSTVDLILHCGDLETLGILDHLETIAPVKAVRGYGDPHEIGERLAEQTRVIKVDDIRIGMIHDINWPGPSVVFSDTLEFRNTTSIDSLLEQKFGETVDVVCFSDTHEEYIGWYQGKLFVNPGSTAHPGIRHKKHDLGTLAILDIKENVVSAEIVYLKYINQYKRV encoded by the coding sequence ATGCGTATTGGTGTAGTTGGATGTACACATGAATTAGGAGATGGAAAAGGACAACCGATTGAGGTATTACAAATCTTATCAACAGTTGATTTAATTCTTCATTGTGGAGATTTGGAAACATTAGGAATTTTGGACCATTTAGAAACTATTGCACCAGTAAAGGCTGTGAGAGGATATGGGGATCCACATGAAATCGGAGAAAGGTTAGCTGAACAAACAAGAGTAATAAAAGTCGATGATATACGTATAGGAATGATACATGATATAAATTGGCCAGGGCCATCCGTAGTTTTTTCAGACACCCTCGAATTTAGAAATACTACTTCAATAGATTCTTTACTTGAACAAAAATTTGGAGAAACTGTAGATGTTGTTTGTTTTAGTGATACTCACGAAGAGTATATTGGATGGTATCAAGGTAAATTGTTTGTTAACCCTGGCAGTACGGCGCATCCAGGTATACGACACAAAAAACATGATCTAGGCACTTTAGCCATTTTGGATATAAAAGAGAATGTAGTATCTGCTGAAATAGTTTATCTCAAATATATAAATCAATACAAAAGGGTATAA